One window of the Falco biarmicus isolate bFalBia1 chromosome 2, bFalBia1.pri, whole genome shotgun sequence genome contains the following:
- the LOC130144583 gene encoding uncharacterized protein LOC130144583 isoform X1 has protein sequence MAASAEPSAHGPRRRPRPRAAAAAPPPERRDALPAPVPPGCHSRRSGKAAARLPPPLYGQSLVSTSSFKNFRAGSEKYSIQLYHVRRKSEVYVCVNHSVNKTKDAAASSLYKCNSLFTERIGLHAFSSSTIKTSHTHGENLCKCKPVHAQVRNMCNHRKSSPFILVIFHASEHVIVASFFLLSLMNYFGLSLLFPIYPVCFPGKAFKITAPIMH, from the exons ATGGCGGCCTCGGCAGAGCCTTCCGCGCACGGCCCGCGCCGCAGGCCCCGACCTCGCgcagcggcggcggctccgccaCCCGAACGGCGTGACGCGCTCCCCGCCCCCGTCCCCCCGGGCTGTCACTCACGCCGCAGCGGCAAGGCCGCGGCCCGCCTGCCCCCACCCCTATAT GGTCAAAGTCTTGTTTCAACATCATCATTCAAGAACTTCAGAGCAGGAAGTGAAAAGTACAGTATCCAG TTGTATCATGTGAGAAGGAAATCTGAAGTATATGTCTGCGTTAACCACTCAGTGAACAAAACAAAGGATGCAGCTGCTTCATCACTGTACAAATGCAACAGTTTATTTACTGAAAGAATAGGtttacatgcattttcttcatCAACAATAAAAACAAGCCATACCCATGGTGAAAATCTGTGTAAATGTAAGCCTGTTCATGCTCAGGTTAGAAATATGTGCAATCATAGAAAGAGCAGCCCTTTTATTTTAGTGATTTTTCATGCCTCTGAGCATGTCATTGTGgcctcctttttccttttgtcccTTATGAATTACTTTGGGCTTTCCCTGCTATTTCCAATTTATCCAGTTTGTTTTCCTggcaaagcatttaa
- the LOC130144583 gene encoding uncharacterized protein LOC130144583 isoform X3 yields MAASAEPSAHGPRRRPRPRAAAAAPPPERRDALPAPVPPGCHSRRSGKAAARLPPPLYGQSLVSTSSFKNFRAGSEKYSIQS; encoded by the exons ATGGCGGCCTCGGCAGAGCCTTCCGCGCACGGCCCGCGCCGCAGGCCCCGACCTCGCgcagcggcggcggctccgccaCCCGAACGGCGTGACGCGCTCCCCGCCCCCGTCCCCCCGGGCTGTCACTCACGCCGCAGCGGCAAGGCCGCGGCCCGCCTGCCCCCACCCCTATAT GGTCAAAGTCTTGTTTCAACATCATCATTCAAGAACTTCAGAGCAGGAAGTGAAAAGTACAGTATCCAG
- the LOC130144583 gene encoding uncharacterized protein LOC130144583 isoform X2, producing the protein MAASAEPSAHGPRRRPRPRAAAAAPPPERRDALPAPVPPGCHSRRSGKAAARLPPPLYGQSLVSTSSFKNFRAGSEKYSIQVKTRRNLACMGWNLLKRLGLTALTPVQNVYLLDHAVTKTKILLAHCRSCGCIM; encoded by the exons ATGGCGGCCTCGGCAGAGCCTTCCGCGCACGGCCCGCGCCGCAGGCCCCGACCTCGCgcagcggcggcggctccgccaCCCGAACGGCGTGACGCGCTCCCCGCCCCCGTCCCCCCGGGCTGTCACTCACGCCGCAGCGGCAAGGCCGCGGCCCGCCTGCCCCCACCCCTATAT GGTCAAAGTCTTGTTTCAACATCATCATTCAAGAACTTCAGAGCAGGAAGTGAAAAGTACAGTATCCAGGTGAAAACCAGGAGGAATTTAGCTTGCATGGGTTGGAATTTGCTCAAGAGGCTAGGGCTAACAGCCTTAACTCCTGTGCAAAATGTTTATCTTTTGGACCATGCAGTGACAAAGACTAAAATACTGCTTGCTCAttgcaggagctgtgg TTGTATCATGTGA